In Nicotiana tabacum cultivar K326 chromosome 19, ASM71507v2, whole genome shotgun sequence, one DNA window encodes the following:
- the LOC107765893 gene encoding transcription factor MTB1-like, with protein MGTVNMSWSDEDKATVAAVLGKEAFEYLISSSVSAECSLMAIGNDQNLQNKLSDLVERPNATNFSWNYAIFWQISRSKSGELVLGWGDGCCREPREGEEREVKSIFNLRLEDEAPQRMRKRVLQKLHMLFGGTDEDNYAIGLDRVTDTEIFFLASMYFSFPRGEGGPGKCFGSGKHLWLSDALKSPLDYCARSFLAKSAGMQTIVLIPTDVGVVELGSVRSIPESLELLHSIKSCFSSFLVRAKQAAGLAVVTEKKDGNNSPFSSSAFSERPDGIPKIFGHDLNSGTHFREKLAVRKAEERPWDIYQNGTRMPFMNGRTGLHAASWAQFSNVKPVKPVELYSPQTPPAHNLQELVNGGREEFRLNNFQHQKPARMQIDFTGATSRPIISPAHTVESEHSDVEASCKEDCAGPVDEKRPRKRGRKPANGREEPLNHVEAERQRREKLNQRFYALRAVVPNISKMDKASLLGDAIAYITEMQKKLRDMESERELRLGSTSRDAMAAEDSPNSEIQIRGPDINVEAANDEVIVRVSCPLETHPISRVIQTFKDAQINVVESKLSAGNGTVFHTFVLKSSGSEQLTKEKLLAAFSSESDSLRQFSPVGQ; from the coding sequence ATGGGTACGGTGAATATGTCGTGGAGTGATGAGGATAAGGCAACAGTGGCGGCTGTACTGGGAAAAGAAGCTTTTGAATATTTGATATCTAGCTCGGTTTCAGCAGAATGTTCTTTAATGGCAATAGGGAATGATCAGAATTTGCAGAATAAGCTTTCAGATCTCGTGGAACGCCCGAACGCCACTAATTTTAGCTGGAATTATGCCATCTTTTGGCAAATTTCACGGTCTAAATCGGGGGAATTGGTGCTAGGGTGGGGCGATGGGTGTTGCAGAGAACCTAGGGAAGGAGAGGAGCGTGAAGTTAAAAGTATATTTAATCTACGCCTTGAGGATGAGGCTCCACAAAGGATGAGGAAAAGGGTCCTTCAGAAGTTGCATATGTTATTTGGTGGAACAGATGAAGATAACTATGCTATTGGATTGGATAGGGTCACTGATACTGAAATATTCTTCCTTGCCTCGATGTACTTTTCGTTCCCTCGAGGAGAGGGAGGTCCAGGGAAGTGTTTTGGTTCGGGTAAGCATTTGTGGTTATCAGATGCATTGAAGTCCCCTCTAGATTATTGTGCTAGATCTTTCCTAGCTAAGTCAGCTGGTATGCAAACTATTGTTTTGATCCCAACTGATGTTGGAGTTGTGGAATTGGGATCAGTGAGATCGATACCGGAAAGTTTGGAGCTATTGCATTCTATAAAATCTTGCTTCTCTTCGTTTCTTGTTAGGGCTAAGCAAGCAGCAGGTTTAGCAGTTGTAACTGAGAAAAAAGATGGAAATAATTCCCCTTTTTCGAGCTCAGCTTTTAGTGAGCGACCAGATGGAATTCCTAAGATTTTTGGGCACGATTTAAATTCCGGTACCCACTTTAGGGAAAAACTTGCTGTTAGGAAAGCGGAGGAGAGACCATGGGATATTTACCAAAACGGTACCAGGATGCCATTCATGAACGGGCGTACTGGTTTACATGCTGCTTCTTGGGCGCAATTCAGTAATGTGAAGCCGGTAAAGCCAGTGGAGCTCTATAGTCCTCAGACGCCCCCAGCACACAACCTACAAGAGCTTGTCAATGGTGGAAGGGAAGAATTCCGTTTGAACAACTTTCAGCATCAAAAGCCTGCTAGAATGCAAATTGATTTCACTGGAGCAACCTCGAGACCCATTATTTCGCCAGCACACACTGTTGAGTCTGAGCATTCAGATGTTGAAGCTTCGTGTAAGGAAGACTGTGCAGGCCCGGTTGATGAAAAGAGGCCTAGAAAACGTGGAAGAAAGCCAGCCAACGGAAGGGAAGAGCCCCTCAATCATGTAGAGGCGGAGAGGCAGCGGCGGGAAAAGCTGAACCAGCGATTCTATGCATTACGAGCTGTTGTTCCGAATATCTCCAAAATGGACAAAGCTTCCCTCTTAGGAGATGCCATTGCTTACATAACTGAGATGCAGAAAAAACTAAGAGACATGGAATCCGAGAGGGAGCTGAGATTAGGAAGCACTTCAAGGGATGCAATGGCTGCAGAAGACAGCCCGAATTCAGAGATTCAAATCCGTGGACCCGACATCAACGTAGAAGCTGCCAATGATGAAGTCATTGTAAGGGTGAGTTGTCCTCTGGAAACCCATCCAATATCAAGAGTCATCCAAACATTCAAAGATGCACAGATCAATGTTGTTGAATCAAAACTTTCTGCCGGGAATGGAACTGTATTTCACACATTTGTACTCAAGTCTAGTGGATCTGAACAGCTGACAAAGGAAAAGTTGCTGGCTGCATTTTCCAGCGAATCAGACTCGCTGAGGCAATTTTCACCGGTAGGGCAATAA